The Leptolyngbya sp. 'hensonii' genome window below encodes:
- the glgX gene encoding glycogen debranching protein GlgX — MYVALWPGTVYPLGSSWDGKGTNFALFSENATGVELCLFDRADQETRIALKEVSNFVWHGYLPGIGPGQRYGFRVQGPYAPHKGHRFNSNKLLIDPYAKAIEGDVGHGPELLGYDWESPEADLSCSDRDSAHLVPKAVVVDQTFDWEGDRQLRTPWHETVIYEVHVKGFTQLHPEIPKELRGTYAGMGHPVAIEHLQRLGITAVELLPIHHFLTYPGHLVDKGLRNYWGYDSINFFSPYAGYSASGSMGQQVSEFKEMVKALHRAGIEVILDVVYNHTGEGNHLGPTLSFRGIDNSIYYRLVDQDPRYYMDFTGCGNSLGVRQPQVLKLIMDSLRYWVIEMHVDGFRFDLASALARELYEVNNLAAFFNIIHQDPVLADVKLIAEPWDVGDGGYQVGNFPVLWSEWNGKYRDTVRDFWRGEDSTLGEFAYRLTGSPDLYYQTNGRRPNASINFITAHDGFPLNDLVSYNDKHNEANGEDNRDGESHNRSWNCGVEGDTDDPQVLQLRSQQQRNFLATLMLSQGIPMLLGGDEMGRTQGGNNNAYCQDSEISWFNWQLSEENAELVNFCRELIDFRRQHPVFRRRKWFQGQAIHGSGVTDILWYNPDGGEMTQEQWDVGFAKSIAVFLNGDKIPSPGPQGQRISDDSFLICFNAHYELLEFSLPTEFRQVDWSLVIDTKEPRFIQGEKLYTGEQTIPVTARSLVVLRRQQ; from the coding sequence ACGGGTGTAGAGCTTTGCCTGTTCGATCGAGCCGATCAGGAAACCCGCATTGCCCTCAAGGAAGTGAGCAATTTTGTCTGGCATGGCTATTTGCCAGGGATTGGTCCCGGACAGCGCTATGGTTTCCGCGTGCAAGGGCCATATGCCCCCCACAAAGGACACCGTTTCAACTCCAACAAGCTGTTGATCGATCCCTACGCGAAAGCGATCGAGGGGGATGTCGGTCATGGTCCAGAATTATTGGGCTACGACTGGGAATCACCAGAGGCCGATCTCTCCTGCTCCGATCGAGATAGTGCCCACCTGGTTCCCAAAGCCGTGGTGGTGGATCAGACCTTTGATTGGGAGGGAGATCGCCAATTGCGTACCCCCTGGCACGAAACGGTCATCTACGAAGTCCATGTGAAAGGGTTTACCCAGCTCCATCCTGAGATCCCGAAAGAGCTACGAGGAACCTATGCCGGTATGGGACATCCAGTGGCGATCGAACATCTGCAGCGCCTTGGAATTACGGCGGTTGAACTACTCCCCATTCATCACTTTCTGACCTATCCAGGACACCTGGTAGACAAGGGCTTGCGAAATTACTGGGGCTATGACTCCATCAACTTTTTTTCCCCTTACGCTGGCTATAGTGCCAGTGGAAGCATGGGGCAACAGGTGAGTGAGTTTAAGGAGATGGTTAAAGCTCTACATCGAGCTGGAATTGAGGTGATCCTGGACGTGGTTTACAACCATACAGGAGAAGGGAACCATCTAGGACCCACCCTCTCCTTCCGGGGAATTGATAACTCGATCTACTACCGCCTCGTGGATCAGGATCCCCGTTACTACATGGATTTCACTGGCTGCGGCAATTCCCTGGGGGTGCGTCAACCGCAGGTGCTGAAGCTAATCATGGATAGCCTGCGCTACTGGGTGATCGAAATGCATGTGGATGGCTTCCGGTTTGATCTGGCCTCTGCCCTGGCTCGGGAACTCTATGAGGTGAATAACCTGGCCGCTTTTTTCAACATCATTCACCAGGATCCGGTACTGGCGGATGTGAAACTGATCGCAGAACCCTGGGATGTGGGTGACGGGGGCTATCAGGTGGGTAACTTCCCAGTGCTGTGGTCTGAGTGGAATGGGAAGTACCGGGATACGGTCCGGGATTTCTGGCGGGGGGAAGACAGCACTCTGGGAGAGTTTGCCTATCGGCTCACCGGTAGTCCGGATCTGTATTACCAGACAAATGGACGGCGGCCCAATGCCAGTATCAACTTCATCACAGCCCATGATGGCTTTCCCCTGAACGACCTGGTGAGCTACAACGACAAACACAACGAGGCCAATGGAGAAGACAATCGGGACGGTGAAAGTCACAACCGTTCCTGGAACTGTGGCGTTGAAGGGGACACGGATGATCCGCAGGTGCTGCAACTGCGATCGCAACAGCAGCGTAACTTCCTGGCAACGTTGATGTTATCCCAGGGGATTCCCATGCTGCTAGGTGGGGATGAAATGGGGCGGACCCAGGGGGGGAATAACAATGCCTACTGTCAGGATAGTGAAATTTCCTGGTTTAACTGGCAATTGTCGGAGGAGAATGCGGAACTGGTGAATTTCTGCCGGGAGCTGATCGACTTCCGACGACAGCATCCCGTTTTTCGGCGGCGCAAATGGTTCCAGGGGCAGGCCATCCATGGTTCTGGGGTGACAGATATCCTCTGGTACAACCCGGATGGGGGTGAAATGACCCAGGAGCAGTGGGATGTTGGTTTTGCCAAGTCGATCGCCGTCTTCCTGAATGGGGACAAAATTCCCAGTCCTGGTCCCCAAGGACAACGCATCAGTGATGACAGCTTTCTAATATGTTTCAATGCCCATTACGAGCTGTTGGAGTTCAGTCTGCCCACCGAATTCAGGCAGGTTGACTGGAGTCTGGTGATTGATACGAAGGAACCCCGGTTTATCCAGGGGGAGAAACTCTACACGGGGGAGCAGACCATCCCCGTGACAGCCCGATCGCTGGTGGTCCTACGTCGTCAGCAATAA